A window of the Penaeus monodon isolate SGIC_2016 chromosome 38, NSTDA_Pmon_1, whole genome shotgun sequence genome harbors these coding sequences:
- the LOC119597128 gene encoding LOW QUALITY PROTEIN: probable phosphorylase b kinase regulatory subunit alpha (The sequence of the model RefSeq protein was modified relative to this genomic sequence to represent the inferred CDS: inserted 1 base in 1 codon), with translation MRSRSNSGVRLDYYHRYHGNILGNQDAVTGLLPASNLNDHAWVRDNLYSIMAVWGLSMAYKKNADLDEDRAKTYELEQSCVKLMRGLLNCMMQQLDKVEKFKHTQAPIDSLHAKYSSKTGQIVVKDNEWGHLQIDATSLFLLVLAQMTASGLQIVFNLDEVSFIQNLVFYIESAYCIPDYGIWERGDKTNHGLPELNASSIGLAKAALEAMNELDLFGARGGPASVIHVLADEAQKCQAVLQSMLPRESNSKEVDSSLLAVISFPSFAVDDPLLIKLTRDTIQDKLQGRYGCKRFLRDGYKTAKEDPSRLYYEPWELKRFEKIECEWPLFYCYLILDYCFQNDKEAVKEYAEMLEELLVTTEDGLRLVPEIYTVPAENVEQEYKEPGSQDRVAVGKLPFMWAQSLFIMGRLLQDNFLACGELDPLNRRLGXEKKPDVVVQVVVLAEDSSIQAKLQALDIPVQTIAEVSPIEVQPARVLSKLYAHLGRNQKLGLSGRQSRDVGILSTSKLYSLQDRIFAFTPQFVDRQRFFIASDLDLLLDIFKTELNFLQYTWKHMLGRPIVTLEINQSFLGKRFRFIKDTQYLPWLA, from the exons ATGAGGAGCAGAAGCAATTCCGGTGTGAGGCTCGACTACTACCATAGATATCACGGAAACATCCTGGGGAA CCAGGATGCAGTTACTGGCCTGCTTCCCGCAAGTAATCTCAATGACCATGCTTGGGTGCGAGACAACCTTTACTCCATCATGGCGGTGTGGGGGCTGTCCATGGCTTATAAGAAGAATGCAGACTTGGATGAAGACAGAGCCAAGACATATGAGCTGGAGCAG AGTTGTGTGAAGTTGATGCGTGGTCTCCTGAACTGCATGATGCAGCAGTTGGATAAGGTGGAGaagttcaaacacacacaagctCCCATTGACTCCCTGCATGCAAAGTATTCCTCCAAGACAGGTCAGATTGTGGTCAAGGACAATGAGTGGGGTCACCTGCAGATTGATGCCACGTCACTCTTCCTCCTGGTCTTGGCACAGATGACGGCATCAG GTTTGCAGATTGTGTTCAACTTAGATGAAGTTAGCTTTATCCAAAACCTGGTCTTCTACATAGAGTCTGCATATTGCATTCCT GATTATGGAATctgggagagaggagacaagaccAATCATGGGTTGCCAGAACTAAATGCTTCAAGCATTGGTCTTGCCAAGGCAGCTTTAGAGGCAATGAATGAATTGGACCTGTTTGGGGCAAGAGGTGGCCCGGCTAGTGTCATCCATGTGCTTGCTGATGAGGCCCAGAAGTGCCAGGCTGTGCTGCAG TCTATGCTGCCACGTGAGAGTAATAGCAAGGAGGTTGACAGCAGCCTTTTGGCAGTCATCAGCTTCCCTTCCTTTGCTGTGGATGACCCATTGCTCATCAAGCTAACGAGGGACACCATTCAGGATAAGCTACAGGGGCGTTATGGATGCAAGAGGTTCCTCAGGGATGGCTATAAGACAGCCAAGGAG gACCCCAGCAGACTGTATTATGAACCTTGGGAGCTGAAAAGGTTTGAGAAGATTGAATGTGAGTGGCCTCTCTTCTACTGCTATCTCATTCTAGACTATTGCTTCCAAAATGACAAAGAGGCTGTTAAGGAGTATGCGGAAATGCTCGAggag CTATTAGTGACAACTGAAGATGGCCTAAGACTTGTGCCCGAGATCTACACAGTTCCAGCAGAGAATGTGGAGCAGGAGTACAAGGAACCAGGTTCTCAGGATCGTGTGGCTGTTGGCAAGCTGCCCTTCATGTGGGCCCAGAGTCTCTTTATCATGGGGCGACTTTTGCAGGAT AACTTCTTGGCCTGCGGCGAGCTCGATCCCCTCAACCGTCGTCTGG TCGAGAAGAAGCCAGACGTAGTGGTGCAGGTGGTGGTTCTGGCAGAAGACTCGAGCATCCAGGCCAAACTGCAGGCGCTGGACATCCCCGTGCAGACGATTGCCGAAGTGTCCCCCATTGAAGTGCAGCCAGCAAGAGTTTTGTCAAAGCTTTATGCTCATCTAG GTCGTAACCAGAAGCTTGGTCTGTCTGGTCGTCAAAGCCGTGATGTCGGTATCCTTTCAACAAGCAAATTGTATTCCCTGCAAGATAGAATATTTGCATTTACTCCTCAG TTCGTAGATCGGCAGCGATTCTTCATTGCCTCCGATTTGGACCTTCTTTTAGACATTTTCAAAACTGAACTCAACTTCTTGCAATATACTTGGAAGCACATGTTGGGGCGTCCTATTGTCACGTTGGAGATCAATCAAAGCTTCCTAGGTAAACGGTTCAGGTTCATCAAAGACACCCAGTACCTTCCCTGGcttgcatag